TTATTGCTGCATATTCTATTTTATCAAGATAAATATTTGGCTTTTTCTTTTTCGTTTCTGCAATAAATCTTTCAAACAAATTCTTCGTTAAAAACTCTGGCTGGCGAATCATAATTTTATACTTTAAGTTATTTTTATCAGTAGCAGGCACGCTTTTATCTATTAAATCCCATACACCCTCAAGTGGAAATACAGTGTAATTGTAATAGCCTTCAGGAACATCCTTAGTTTTGTATGACATCTTTACAGCATAACTTAAACTGTAAAGTGCCGCTACTTTATGAGCAAATTCTTCATTATTTGGATTACCTTCACCATCTAAAATAACAAAATTTACACTTGGTACTCTTATAATTGTTGGTCTTTTCTTTGGAATATATAAATCCTTATAATCTTTTTTATAATCTATCTTATTCATTTACTTACTCCCTATTATTTTAATATGCTAACTTTAGCTTTATCTAAAGCTAGTTTAGCACTAGTAAGTTGACAACTATATGTCATAT
The nucleotide sequence above comes from Clostridium cylindrosporum DSM 605. Encoded proteins:
- a CDS encoding GyrI-like domain-containing protein; the encoded protein is MNKIDYKKDYKDLYIPKKRPTIIRVPSVNFVILDGEGNPNNEEFAHKVAALYSLSYAVKMSYKTKDVPEGYYNYTVFPLEGVWDLIDKSVPATDKNNLKYKIMIRQPEFLTKNLFERFIAETKKKKPNIYLDKIEYAAITEGLCCQMLHLGSYDSEAESFMEMEEFCRDNGYKRTSYKHREIYLSDPRKTQQYKLKTVLRFKVEAKEK